GTCAGATTCCAGGTCTTGCTGGGAGGCAAAGGATCGCACCCCCAGGATGTCGCAATAGCTGGCCAGAACCGGGACGGCTTCTCGGATGTGCTCGACTTCGGCCCCGTCCATCACGACCCCGTCGCGGGTCTCCAGCGTCCAGGTCCCGGCGCCCGGCTGGATGACGACGCTGGTGCCGCCTTGTTGGCCGATGGCGGCCTGGAAGCTGGCCAAGGTTCGCAAACTGGGGTTCATGAACAGCAGCCCGACGACTTTGCCGGCCAGGCGGCTCCCGATGGGATCCCGCTTGAGCGATTTGGCCAAGTCTAACAGCCCGGAAATTTCGTCTCGGCTCAGGCTTTTGAGGGAGAGGAAGTCCTGCATTGCTAGACCCACCCCGGGACGGCGTTCATGAGACCTTCCGTTTCCTGCAGTCCAAAGAGCCGGTTCATCCACTGCACCGCCCCGCCGGCGGCACCCTTCACCAAGTTGTCGACCACGCTGGTCACGACAATGTTTTTGCCTTCGATTGCGATGCCGATGTGGCACCGGTTGGTGCCGACGATGCTCTTGAGCTCTGGCATCTTGGTGCCCACCGTCACAAACGGGGACTTGGAATAGAACTGGCGGCATTCCGCAACCGCTTGCTCCAGGTCAACCGCTTTTCGCAAGGTCGCAAAGCTGGTTGCGTGGATCCCCCTGGCAAACGGACCGCTGTGCGGGACGAACGTAACGGCCGCATCTGGTTCGTAGGGCTGGAGGAGGAATTCAATTTCTGGTCGGTGCCGGTGACACAAGGGCTGGTAGGCCCACATCGAGCTTTGCCGGTGGGGGTGGTGGGTTCCCGCCCCCGGTTGCCGGCCGGCACCGGTCGAACCCGTGACCGCACTCACGTGGACATGCGGCTCCAACAGACCCGCAGAAAAGAGCGGTGCCAACCCCATCGTCACACAAGTGGTGAAGCAGCCGGGGTGCGACACATGCCCATCCGGGGTTGCCTTTTCCAAATCTGGCAAGGCGCAAACGAACCGATCCAAGAGGCTAGGCGCCGGGTGTGGTTTGCCGTAAACCGCTGAATAAGCATCGGATGCCCGGTAACGGAAATCGGCCGAAACATCCACGATCGTGACATCGGCGGCCGAGCGCGCAAGCAGGCCATCCAACAGCGCGGCCGCGTCACCGTGCGGCAAAGCGGAAAAGACCGCCACCTTGCGGCGGCTTTGGAACAACGCGTCGGCGTCCTCCCAGGTCTTGAAGCAAAGGTCGCCCGCCGGGCCGGTCAAGTGGGGGAACACCTCGTCCACCCTTGAACCAGCCTGCGAAGCCGAAACGAGTGCGTCCAATCGGAACGACGGATGGTTGATCAAGTGGCCGATCATCTCGGCAGCGACATAGCCGGTGCCGCCCAAAACGGCGGCGGGGATGTGTTTAGACATGGGAACCTTGGGGGTCGGGCAACAGGAGGTCGGCCATAGCGGCCGGCTCATGGCGTGCATTGAGACAGGGGATTCCGGTTTCCCGGAAAATCGTGGCGCAACCGGCCGAGTTATCGGTTGCCGGACCTGTGATGAGGGCTGGGGCCATGGCGTGGCGGTTTTTGAGCAATTCCACCGCCCCCCACGCCCCAACCGGATCCCCGGCCGCCAAAACGAGGGCATCTATCGCCCCCGCAATTTCGGGGTCTTGCAGGATGGCGGCGACGCCATATTCGCCAAGCAAACCGTCGCCGAGTTCCAAGACGACAACATCCGGCTTTGCGGGTGCCAAGCGGTTGAGGGAAGTTTTGGTGAGTTGGGGCGCGTTGGACGCCTGCGTGGTGACGATGCCGAAATCGGTGAAGATGCAAACTTCGCCGGCCCCCGCGTCTTCCATGGCCAAGATGTCGCGGCGCAAGCTCACACCGGTCGTTTTGGCGGCGCTGACCCGGCAGCCCCGGCGGACGAACTGTTGAATGAGGGTCAGGCAGGCTTCGGTTTTGCCCGAGTTCATGCAGGTGCCGACAACTGCGACGACCGGCGGGATGCCGGGGGCCAACCGGGATTCCAGGGCCGGGCAATGGGCGGCGATGTTGGCGGGAATGCCGGTCCTGCTTCCCAAATCGGGGAAGCTGAGCACCGCCCCCAAAACCTCCACGTGGTGCGGAGGGCCAACCATGGGCGAGTGCGATGTGCACACGCCGACCACACCACCCATGTTGAGCAGGTTGAGGGTGTCGCCGGTTTTGATTTCTTTGGGGATATGCCCGGCATAGCCTTGCAGGGCGTTCCGGTGGCCCAGGGCCCCGGCAATGACGTCGCCCTGTTTGATTGCCGCCATCCTTCCCGTGGCCAGCTCCAACATGTTGTACGTGCTCTTTTCCGTGAGCACCCGAACCGCCACGATGTCCCCTTCTCGGCAAGGGTAACTGTCGTCGATCCGGACATCCCGCCGCAACCCAGCGTTGAGCGTGACACTCGCAACCTTGTCAAGAATCAAGGCGCGCACTGGCTTCCCCCATTGGCGCGGGCATGGAGGACGCCGCTCAATCCATAAATCCGGCAAAAGCCTTTTGCGTCTTCGGGGGTCCATTCACCCACCGATTCCCCGTAAACGGCCCGGCTGGCCGCATGCAGCGAGAACGGCGACTCTACTCCGGTGACAAAACACGAACCCGTCCGAAACTCCAAGTGCACAGTGCCCGTGACAGAAACTTGTGATTCATTGAAGAGGGCTTCGGCCATCCGGGTGGCCGGGTCGGTGGCCAACCCTTCGTGGATCCATTCGCCATAAAGGGCGGCGACCTGATCCTTCAAGCTGATCTGCCTCTTGGCTAAAGTGAGTTTTTCGAGCTCGCGGTGGGCCATGACGACGACGGTCGCGGCCGGCGCTTCAAACGCAACCCGTCCCTTGATCCCCAGGATTGTTTCGCCCATGTGGATACCCCGGCCGATTCCGTACGACCCGGCGAGTTTGTCGAGCTTGCGGATCAGTTCCACGGGAGCCAGGCGTTCAGCGCCCAGTGAGGTCGGGATTCCGCGTTCAAACCCGAGTGTCGTTTGGAACGGCCCCTGCGGGATGTCAAAGGCGTTTTTCGTCCGCTGCCACTGAGATTCTGGGATGGAGGATTTCGTGCCCGTGGTCTCCTCTCCCCCGATCGTCACGCCCCAAAGCCCTGAATTGACGCTGTAGGCGGCTTTGTCGGCGGGGAAATCAAGACCACGTTGTTTGAGCAACGCCAGTTGCTCCGGGCGTTTGGGGGCCAGGTCGCGGACCGGGGCCAAGATCTCCATGCCCTGGGCCAATGTGCGGAGGGCGACTTCGAACCGGATTTGGTCGTTCCCGGCTGCAGTGCACCCGTGGCCAACGGCGGTGGCCCCAAGATCTTGGGCGACCCGCGCCGTCTCCCGCGCTTGCAACGACCGTTCCGCCCCAACGCAAAGCGGATAAACCCCTCCGCGCATCACGTTGCCGGCAATCAGGTGTCGCAGGGTTTCATCAAAGAACATCTCGGAAGCCGGGACGGTGATGTGCCGCTCTGCCCCCAGGAACCGGCTGCGCCCTTCGATCTCCGTCAGTTCAGCGTCGTCAAACCCGCCGACATCCACGGTTACCGTGACCACGCGGTACCCCTGGCTTTGTAGGACCGGGATGCACCAACAGGTGTCGAGCCCCCCGCTAAAGGCAAGGGCGGCCGTCTTCACTGCTGCCACCCCAACTTTGCGAGGACGGCGTTTTGGGCCGCAGCATCCGGTGTCGCCACAAATATCGTGTCGTCGCCACTGATCGTCCCCGCAATTGCAGGGAGGCTAAGGGCGTCGAGCTTGACGCCGGCAAGCGGGGCGGCCCCCGTCGCGGTTTTGAGGACCAGGAGGTTAGGGCCGGCCGCGGCAACGTCGATGATCCCGAGGCTGGCCGCCAAACCCTGCGCAGGCAAAACGTACCGACCTCCTTCTTTGACCACGCCCAGATCGGCAAGGTCGCGACTGACGCTGCTTTGCGTCACCGTGTAGCCGGCTTCGCCCAAAAGCCTCTGCAGCACATCTTGGTTGGGCACCACGGCGTTTGAGATCAACTCGCGGATCAACGCCTGCCTTGACTCCTTGGTTCCGATCATAGGAATTGCATATTATGCAGAAATACAATCATAAATGCATCGCATTAGCTTGAATCTGGGCATTTGGCCCGGGTGGGATAACATCTCACCGTGGTCTCAATCGAACAATGCCGGGCGATGCCCAAAGTCGAACTCCACGTCCACCTAGAGGGCTCGATCCGACCCCAAACCCTCATCCGGCTGGCAGAAAAGAACAAGGTCGCACTCCCAGCAGACACCGTGGAAGGGCTTGCCGAGTGGTACCGCTTCCGGGACTTCCCCCATTTCGTCGAAATCTACACGGCTGTCAGCAGTTGCATTCGAACGCCCGAAGACATCGAATTTGTCGCCACGGAATTCCTCCAGGGCCAGGCTGAACAAAACATCCTTTGGAGCGAAGCCACATATACCGCCGGAACAATTGCCAAGGAGAGTGGCATCCCGTTGGATGAACAATTGGGTGCCTTGGGAGAGGCTATGGTTTATGGTCACGAACAGCTGGGCATCCACATGGGCTTGATCATCGATATCGTCCGAGGTTGGCCCGTGGATTATGCGATGGAAGTCGCCGATTGGGCGATTCGGTCAATGGGGCGCGGGGTGGTTGCGCTCGGGCTTTCGGGTATCGAAGGCGTCGGTCAGACGGCCCCTTATGCCGAGGTGTTCGCCCTGGCCGAGCGGGCGGAGCTCCCCATTGTCCCGCATGCCGGAGAAACACAGGGTGCTTATTCAATTTGGGATGCTTTGGAATACACCGGTTGCCAACGGATCGGGCACGGGATCCGGTGCTTGGAAGACAAAGAGTTGGTCAGGGAGCTCAGGCGTCGGGGCACGGTTTTGGAAGTCTGCCCAACGTCCAACATCTGCCTGACCCCCATCCCCGATTTGGGCCACCACCCGATTGCGGAAATGCATGACCTCGGCCTGGCTGTGACCATCAACAGCGACGACCCGCCGATGTTCGGAACGACCCTGAGCGACGAATTCGCCCGGTGTTCGGCGGCCTTCGGCTGGGACGGCCAGACCTTGTCTGGGCTGATCCGAACCGCTGCCGAGTCCTCTCTTTGTCCCGAACGGGATACGCTCACCGCCAGAGTGTCCCAGTAAACTCTGCGCCATGCCCGAGCTGCCAGAAGTCGAAACCGTCCGCCGCGTCTTCGACCGGGTATTGACGGGAAAGACGATTATCGAAGCCGAAGTCGCCCCAGACGAAATCGTCCTCCAGGGCGCAGAGCCCCTGGCTCTGCAATCCCGGTTGGAAGGCGCACCGGTCGCGGGGACGGGCCGCAAGGGCAAGTATTGGTGGATCGACCTTGGCGACCGGGGGGTTCTTTTTGGCCATTTGGGCATGGCCGGCTGGGTACGGGAGATCGGCGCCCCGACCATCCGCATCCGGGAGCACGGCAATGCACCACTTGAGGATAAAGATGGCCGCCCAAAGTTCCTCAAACTTAGGCTGCGGGCGGATGATGGGAGGGAAGTGGTTATGACCGACGGCCGCCGGCTGTCGCGTCTTTGGACTGCAAACTCGGTCGAATCCGACGAGAGGGTGCGGGCCCTGGGGCCCGACGTTTGGAGCGAGCCCCCCACCGCCGGGCAACTGCAAACGATCCTCGGAAAGCGCAAAGCCCCGATCAAAGCCATCCTGCTGGACCAAACCGTCTTCGCGGGGGTCGGAAACTGGATTGCCGACGAAGTCTTGTATCAAGCCGGGATCGCACCCAAGCGCCTGGGCGCTTCGCTTTCAAGGGAAGAGATTAAGATGTTGTTAGACAAACTTTATCAAATCGTGGATCTGGCGGTCGCAGTTGGAGCCGACAAGGCTCAGTTCCCAGAGGATTGGTTATTCCATGCCCGTTGGGGGGGTGCAAAAGGGGAGGAAACGTTCCGAGGCGAACCGTTGGTAAGAGAACCAGTCGGGGGCCGGACGACGGCCTGGGTTCCGACCAAGCAAAAATAGGCTATAGCGCCGGTGAGAGGATGCTTGGGAAATGGGATTTGACCAAGAATCCGTTTTCGACAAGTTTTTCGCCAAAAAGGCGTAATCCAGCCGCTTGCCGTTTGCCGAATTCAAACCGGACACAGGTCGAGAGGTACTGCCTCACCAGATCAGTCGGCCATCCGGATTCCTTGGCGGCATAATCGATAACCCCTTGGCCGATTTCCGCCTTTGGATCCATGGCGGTGCGCAGGAGCTGCGCCAATTCCGGTTCAATCGGCCGGTGGCTGGTCCACATCGCCCAAACAAAGGGAACGCCGAAGGTGTCCGTCCAAGCTTCCCCCAAGTCCATCACCCGAGAACCGGGATAGTCGGCCACCATCCCTTTGTCCCCTATCACCACCGCTGCGTCACACAGGCCCAGCATGGTGTTCAGGTCTGGTTCTAACTTTAAGTTTTTTGGCTCGCAATTATATTTTTCCAGCAGGATGATCTTGGCTAAAGCGTTACTGGTCATCGAGCTCTCATCGAGGGCCAATGATTTGATTTCACCGAAGGGGACACGGCTGAACAGCCGGACGCTCGCAACCGGGCCGTCGCTGCCGATGCACAACCCCCCGACCACTTCTGCACCCGGGTTTGAGAGGGCGTCGATGCTGCTGACCAGCATCGCATCAGTTTCCCCGGCCGCATGCTGGGCCGGCAGGCGGCTGGGGAC
Above is a genomic segment from Armatimonadota bacterium containing:
- the argC gene encoding N-acetyl-gamma-glutamyl-phosphate reductase translates to MSKHIPAAVLGGTGYVAAEMIGHLINHPSFRLDALVSASQAGSRVDEVFPHLTGPAGDLCFKTWEDADALFQSRRKVAVFSALPHGDAAALLDGLLARSAADVTIVDVSADFRYRASDAYSAVYGKPHPAPSLLDRFVCALPDLEKATPDGHVSHPGCFTTCVTMGLAPLFSAGLLEPHVHVSAVTGSTGAGRQPGAGTHHPHRQSSMWAYQPLCHRHRPEIEFLLQPYEPDAAVTFVPHSGPFARGIHATSFATLRKAVDLEQAVAECRQFYSKSPFVTVGTKMPELKSIVGTNRCHIGIAIEGKNIVVTSVVDNLVKGAAGGAVQWMNRLFGLQETEGLMNAVPGWV
- the argG gene encoding argininosuccinate synthase, translated to MKTAALAFSGGLDTCWCIPVLQSQGYRVVTVTVDVGGFDDAELTEIEGRSRFLGAERHITVPASEMFFDETLRHLIAGNVMRGGVYPLCVGAERSLQARETARVAQDLGATAVGHGCTAAGNDQIRFEVALRTLAQGMEILAPVRDLAPKRPEQLALLKQRGLDFPADKAAYSVNSGLWGVTIGGEETTGTKSSIPESQWQRTKNAFDIPQGPFQTTLGFERGIPTSLGAERLAPVELIRKLDKLAGSYGIGRGIHMGETILGIKGRVAFEAPAATVVVMAHRELEKLTLAKRQISLKDQVAALYGEWIHEGLATDPATRMAEALFNESQVSVTGTVHLEFRTGSCFVTGVESPFSLHAASRAVYGESVGEWTPEDAKGFCRIYGLSGVLHARANGGSQCAP
- a CDS encoding arginine repressor, translated to MIGTKESRQALIRELISNAVVPNQDVLQRLLGEAGYTVTQSSVSRDLADLGVVKEGGRYVLPAQGLAASLGIIDVAAAGPNLLVLKTATGAAPLAGVKLDALSLPAIAGTISGDDTIFVATPDAAAQNAVLAKLGWQQ
- the add gene encoding adenosine deaminase, translating into MVSIEQCRAMPKVELHVHLEGSIRPQTLIRLAEKNKVALPADTVEGLAEWYRFRDFPHFVEIYTAVSSCIRTPEDIEFVATEFLQGQAEQNILWSEATYTAGTIAKESGIPLDEQLGALGEAMVYGHEQLGIHMGLIIDIVRGWPVDYAMEVADWAIRSMGRGVVALGLSGIEGVGQTAPYAEVFALAERAELPIVPHAGETQGAYSIWDALEYTGCQRIGHGIRCLEDKELVRELRRRGTVLEVCPTSNICLTPIPDLGHHPIAEMHDLGLAVTINSDDPPMFGTTLSDEFARCSAAFGWDGQTLSGLIRTAAESSLCPERDTLTARVSQ
- a CDS encoding menaquinone biosynthesis protein; translation: MSRYRVGCVPYVNAAPLIHRFVSDPGSPVKVVFDVPSRLPAQHAAGETDAMLVSSIDALSNPGAEVVGGLCIGSDGPVASVRLFSRVPFGEIKSLALDESSMTSNALAKIILLEKYNCEPKNLKLEPDLNTMLGLCDAAVVIGDKGMVADYPGSRVMDLGEAWTDTFGVPFVWAMWTSHRPIEPELAQLLRTAMDPKAEIGQGVIDYAAKESGWPTDLVRQYLSTCVRFEFGKRQAAGLRLFGEKLVENGFLVKSHFPSILSPAL